Below is a window of Cryobacterium sp. PAMC25264 DNA.
GGCCGGCCGGTCCGGTGCCGGGCATCGACTCGAGGAGCGCGGCGACGGTCCGGTACACGGCGCGCACTCCCAGACGCTGCCGGTGCCGGCCGAGGAACAGCGCCGTGGTGGACCCGGTTCCGGCCGGAGCAGCGGCAGCGGCAGCGGCAAGGGCCGGCCGCGCGGTATTCAGGTAGCGCAGCAACGCCTTCTGCGCCGGCACCCCGAACGGCACGACTCGCTCCTTGCTACCCTTACCCGTCACGCGCACGGTCAACCGGGACAGGTCCACGTCGCCCACATCCAGCCCGACCAGTTCGGACACCCGCAGCGCCGAGGCGTACAGCAACTCGATGACGGCCAGGTCCCGAATCGCGGCCGGGTCCCCCGTGTCCGCGGCGAGCTGGAGCCGGTCAAGGAGCTCCTGCATCTGGGTGCGGTTGATCACTCGAGGCAGGGTTCGGCCGGGCTTCGGCGAGCGCAGCCTTACCGCGGGGTCGCTGGCCAGGGTGCCCTCTCGGGTCAGCCAGGCGGTGAAGCCGCGAGCGGACGCGGAGCGGCGGGCGATCGTGGCGCGAGCCAAGCCTGCCTCGGTCCCGGTCCATAGCCAGTCGCGCAGTAGCTCGAGGCCGATTTCGTGGACCTCGGTCGCTCCGCGGTCCTCAGCGAAGGTCGCCAGCCCGGCCAGGTCCGCCCCATAGGCACGCACGGTGTTGGCGGAGAACCCCCGCTCCGTCGTGAGGTAGCGAGCGAAGGCATCGATCGCCCGGTCCAGGTGCATGCTTCCAGCATCCCCTGCCCGGACCCGGATCGCGGCAGCGACGCGGGAATCCACGGGCGGGCATCCGCTCGGGGTCAGACCGTGTGCCGGGAGAACGCCTCAAGGCGGTCGGGTGCGCTGAGCGCCTCCATCCGCGCCAGGTAGGCGGGATCGAAGCGGGTGACCACGTCGAACGCGCCCAGCGGAACCGTCGAGTGCACCACCTGGTCGGCATAGACGTGCACGAGATTGATCGACTGTCCACCGTCCACGCCGGTGAGCTGTCGGGGCGGGGCGGCCACGTCGATCGTGTAACAGGTGGCCGCCGCGACCGAGACCGGGATCCCGGCGAACAGCCCGGTGGTGGCGTAGTGCAGATGGCCGCCGAGGATCGCGCGTACGTCGGTGCCCTCCAGGACCCGGGCGAGGGCGGCTTGTTCGCGGAGTTCCAGGATCGTCATCAGAGGCAGCGCCGTGGGCACCGGCGGGTGGTGCAGCGCGAGCAGGGAGCCGTGTTCGGCGGGTTGGCTCAGTACCTCCGCCAGCCAGTCGAGCTGCCCGGCGGTGATCTCACCGTGGTGGTACCCGGGCACCGTCGTGTCCAGTGTGATGAGCCTCAGGCCGTTCAGGTCGACCACGGCGTCAACGGGAGCGTCGTGGGCCTCGACTCGCAGCAGCTCGGTGCGGAACGCCTGGCGCTCGTCGTGGTTGCCCATCACCCAGACCAGTTCGGCACCCATCCTCTCGGTTGAGACTTCGACGATGTCGCGCACGCGGCGGTAGGCATCCGGTTCGCCACGGTCGGCGATGTCACCCGTGAAGACCAGCGCGTCGATCGGAAGCCCGGACGCCTCCAGCTGTGCCATCGCCTGGTGGACCGTGCTGTCGGTGTCGACGGCGTCGTAGAGGAGTCGTC
It encodes the following:
- a CDS encoding phosphodiesterase, with translation MTDTTPTNAQMSAPAPAQPGPSPAGRSSDHTTERDDSAVAQLGQYPAATHLIAHLSDTHFLGAASDGSGRLLYDAVDTDSTVHQAMAQLEASGLPIDALVFTGDIADRGEPDAYRRVRDIVEVSTERMGAELVWVMGNHDERQAFRTELLRVEAHDAPVDAVVDLNGLRLITLDTTVPGYHHGEITAGQLDWLAEVLSQPAEHGSLLALHHPPVPTALPLMTILELREQAALARVLEGTDVRAILGGHLHYATTGLFAGIPVSVAAATCYTIDVAAPPRQLTGVDGGQSINLVHVYADQVVHSTVPLGAFDVVTRFDPAYLARMEALSAPDRLEAFSRHTV
- a CDS encoding tyrosine recombinase XerC; this translates as MHLDRAIDAFARYLTTERGFSANTVRAYGADLAGLATFAEDRGATEVHEIGLELLRDWLWTGTEAGLARATIARRSASARGFTAWLTREGTLASDPAVRLRSPKPGRTLPRVINRTQMQELLDRLQLAADTGDPAAIRDLAVIELLYASALRVSELVGLDVGDVDLSRLTVRVTGKGSKERVVPFGVPAQKALLRYLNTARPALAAAAAAAPAGTGSTTALFLGRHRQRLGVRAVYRTVAALLESMPGTGPAGPHALRHTAATHLLDGGADLRAVQEMLGHASLGTTQIYTHVSAERLQQSYRLAHPRA